A genomic region of Corticium candelabrum chromosome 6, ooCorCand1.1, whole genome shotgun sequence contains the following coding sequences:
- the LOC134181075 gene encoding DIS3-like exonuclease 2 isoform X1, which translates to MSSRKGQSKGGKSSSAASSSHQQGRGKSSKEQKTKQKSQEDVARRKQVNRAATKKLDKPFKPYISAEDVSHGLKRQQLIKSTIRINKKNFEQSYVMDPGGGTDIFIPSLHARNRALEGDLVVVRLLSSVPPASGEMVAAAAAAMGHLDVSESGESSSGVEESGVTDVEGAEQGDMVDGKGVVAQRIGEVVFIMEKKHTRAATGNIKAYDKADQTAIFAPSDHRLPRILFPLSECPEGFLKRPGDYSNTLFVARITGWPADSPFAHGHMARSLGEAGEIEPETEGFLVEHGIDSEDFSLEVLDCLPKNLPWTIPEDEYGRRRDLRSNCVFTIDPATARDLDDALHCKRLSSGLFEVGVHIADVSYFLRPHTALDRTARQRATSVYLVQKVIPMLPRLLCEELCSLNPNKDRLTFSVIWIIDSKGTVHEEWFGRSIIRSCAKMAYAHAQLMIEDAERQWSEDEKFEIFGGHTIEAISRCVRDMQKIALNLRRKRFSEGALRIDQPKLSFSLDQDSGLPNGCGVYQLKDSNRLIEEFMLLANMAVARQIYNFFPDCSLLRRHPAPHSNKLDELVRLCAAFGIKLDAGSSGSLHACLHNRSSEDDSLMKALVLSSLLSRSMKVARYFCTGCLEDVKAYRHYALSVPLYTHFTSPIRRYADVIVHRLLAASLGIDERFTEAADVVEDIAEKCNEKRMAAKRVQELSSEMFFAIFVRECGPLFEAGIVVNVLDKSFDVLVLKFGIVSRIYCEQLPLKSWKCEMDGIKPSLKIVWKAPEVKAADREIMVSNQTLTLFTPVNVKLFHKGECLKFSALIIQPCLEQQGNFID; encoded by the exons ATGAGTAGCAGAAAAGGGCAAAGTAAAGGTGGGAAATCGTCATCAGCTGCTAGCTCGTCACACCAGCAAGGACGAG GCAAGAGCTCCAAGGAACAGAAAACGAAACAGAAATCACAGGAGGATGTAGCACGTAGAAAGCAGGTGAATCGAGCTGCGACAAAGAAGCTAGACAAG CCATTCAAACCTTACATAAGTGCAGAAGATGTATCACATGGACTGAAACGACAACAATTAATCAAA TCAACCATTCGAATCAACAAGAAGAACTTTGAGCAGTCATATGTGATGGATCCT GGTGGTGGAACCGATATCTTCATTCCTTCTCTTCATGCAAGGAATCGAGCACTTGAAGGTGACCTGGTGGTTGTCAGGCTGTTGTCATCTGTACCACCGGCATCAGGAGAG ATGgtggctgctgctgcagctgcaatGGGACATCTTGATGTTTCTGAAAGCGGTGAGAGTTCTAGTGGTGTGGAGGAATCTGGAGTTACTGACGTAGAAGGAGCAGAACAAGGGGATATGGTTGATGGCAAGGGAGTGGTTGCCCAGAGGATTGGAGAG GTTGTATTCATTATggaaaagaaacacacacgTGCTGCAACTGGAAACATTAAAGCATATGATAAA GCAGATCAGACGGCCATCTTTGCACCATCTGATCATCGGCTACCTCGTATTCTGTTTCCCTTGTCAGAATGTCCCGAAG GATTCTTGAAAAGACCAGGTGACTACAGTAACACATTGTTTGTAGCAAGAATAACAGGATGGCCAGCAGACTCTCCATTTGCTCATGG CCATATGGCGCGAAGCCTTGGCGAAGCAGGCGAAATTGAACCAGAAACAGAAGGATTTCTTGTAGAACACGGCATTGACAGTGAAGACTTCTCTCTTGAG GTGCTTGATTGTCTTCCTAAGAATCTGCCTTGGACAATACCAGAG GATGAATATGGTCGACGTCGTGACTTACGGTCAAATTGTGTCTTTACTATTGATCCTGCAACTGCACGG GATCTTGATGACGCTTTACATTGCAAGCGACTTTCTAGTG GATTGTTTGAAGTTGGTGTTCACATAGCAGATGTTAGCTACTTTTTGCGTCCTCACACTGCTCTTGATCGGACGGCAAGGCAGAGAGCAACCAGTGTGTATCTAGTACAGAAG GTGATTCCTATGCTGCCACGTTTATTGTGTGAAGAGTTGTGTAGTTTGAATCCTAATAAG GATCGTTTGACATTTTCTGTCATTTGGATTATTGACAGTAAGGGCACG GTTCATGAGGAATGGTTTGGTAGATCTATTATTCGTTCATGTGCAAAGATGGCATATGCTCATGCTCAA CTAATGATTGAAGATGCCGAAAGACAGTGGTCTGAAGATGAGAAGTTTGAGATATTTG GTGGACACACTATTGAGGCAATCTCTCGCTGTGTTCGAGACATGCAAAAG ATTGCTCTAAATCTCCGGCGGAAACGGTTCAGTGAGGGTGCTCTCCGAATTGACCAG CCAAAGCTGAGCTTTTCTTTGGACCAAGATTCTGGACTTCCCAATGGCTGTGGAGTTTATCAGTTGAAAGACAGTAACAG aTTGATTGAGGAGTTTATGCTTTTGGCTAACATGGCAGTAGCACGTCAAATATATAATTTCTTTCCTGATTGCTCGTTGCTGCGTCGTCATCCAGCACCACATTCCAACAAGTTGGATGAGCTG GTTAGACTCTGTGCTGCTTTTGGTATTAAGTTGGATGCTGGCAGCTCAGGATCACTGCAT GCCTGTCTCCACAACCGTTCCAGTGAAGATGACAGTCTTATGAAAGCTCTTGTTCTTTCATCATTACTATCCCGATCTATGAAG GTGGCAAGATATTTCTGTACTGGTTGTCTGGAAGATGTTAAAGCATACAGGCATTACGCATTGAGTGTTCCACTGTATACTCATTTCACATCACCAATTCGTCGGTATGCAGATGTCATTGTACATCGGCTGTTGGCAGCATCACTTG GTATTGATGAGAGATTCACCGAGGCTGCCGATGTGGTGGAGGATATTGCAGAAAAGTGTAACGAAAAGCGAATGGCTGCCAAGCGTGTTCAG GAACTGAGTAGTGAGATGTTCTTTGCTATTTTTGTGCGG GAGTGTGGCCCTCTATTCGAAGCTGGCATAGTGGTAAATGTGTTGGACAAGTCATTTGATGTTTTGGTACTGAAGTTTGGTATCGTATCGAGAATCTACTGTGAG
- the LOC134181075 gene encoding DIS3-like exonuclease 2 isoform X2, translating to MAVQANHVASRMASCVVFPFKPYISAEDVSHGLKRQQLIKSTIRINKKNFEQSYVMDPGGGTDIFIPSLHARNRALEGDLVVVRLLSSVPPASGEMVAAAAAAMGHLDVSESGESSSGVEESGVTDVEGAEQGDMVDGKGVVAQRIGEVVFIMEKKHTRAATGNIKAYDKADQTAIFAPSDHRLPRILFPLSECPEGFLKRPGDYSNTLFVARITGWPADSPFAHGHMARSLGEAGEIEPETEGFLVEHGIDSEDFSLEVLDCLPKNLPWTIPEDEYGRRRDLRSNCVFTIDPATARDLDDALHCKRLSSGLFEVGVHIADVSYFLRPHTALDRTARQRATSVYLVQKVIPMLPRLLCEELCSLNPNKDRLTFSVIWIIDSKGTVHEEWFGRSIIRSCAKMAYAHAQLMIEDAERQWSEDEKFEIFGGHTIEAISRCVRDMQKIALNLRRKRFSEGALRIDQPKLSFSLDQDSGLPNGCGVYQLKDSNRLIEEFMLLANMAVARQIYNFFPDCSLLRRHPAPHSNKLDELVRLCAAFGIKLDAGSSGSLHACLHNRSSEDDSLMKALVLSSLLSRSMKVARYFCTGCLEDVKAYRHYALSVPLYTHFTSPIRRYADVIVHRLLAASLGIDERFTEAADVVEDIAEKCNEKRMAAKRVQELSSEMFFAIFVRECGPLFEAGIVVNVLDKSFDVLVLKFGIVSRIYCEQLPLKSWKCEMDGIKPSLKIVWKAPEVKAADREIMVSNQTLTLFTPVNVKLFHKGECLKFSALIIQPCLEQQGNFID from the exons ATGGCAGTGCAAGCCAATCATGTGGCGTCGAGAATGGccagttgtgttgttttt CCATTCAAACCTTACATAAGTGCAGAAGATGTATCACATGGACTGAAACGACAACAATTAATCAAA TCAACCATTCGAATCAACAAGAAGAACTTTGAGCAGTCATATGTGATGGATCCT GGTGGTGGAACCGATATCTTCATTCCTTCTCTTCATGCAAGGAATCGAGCACTTGAAGGTGACCTGGTGGTTGTCAGGCTGTTGTCATCTGTACCACCGGCATCAGGAGAG ATGgtggctgctgctgcagctgcaatGGGACATCTTGATGTTTCTGAAAGCGGTGAGAGTTCTAGTGGTGTGGAGGAATCTGGAGTTACTGACGTAGAAGGAGCAGAACAAGGGGATATGGTTGATGGCAAGGGAGTGGTTGCCCAGAGGATTGGAGAG GTTGTATTCATTATggaaaagaaacacacacgTGCTGCAACTGGAAACATTAAAGCATATGATAAA GCAGATCAGACGGCCATCTTTGCACCATCTGATCATCGGCTACCTCGTATTCTGTTTCCCTTGTCAGAATGTCCCGAAG GATTCTTGAAAAGACCAGGTGACTACAGTAACACATTGTTTGTAGCAAGAATAACAGGATGGCCAGCAGACTCTCCATTTGCTCATGG CCATATGGCGCGAAGCCTTGGCGAAGCAGGCGAAATTGAACCAGAAACAGAAGGATTTCTTGTAGAACACGGCATTGACAGTGAAGACTTCTCTCTTGAG GTGCTTGATTGTCTTCCTAAGAATCTGCCTTGGACAATACCAGAG GATGAATATGGTCGACGTCGTGACTTACGGTCAAATTGTGTCTTTACTATTGATCCTGCAACTGCACGG GATCTTGATGACGCTTTACATTGCAAGCGACTTTCTAGTG GATTGTTTGAAGTTGGTGTTCACATAGCAGATGTTAGCTACTTTTTGCGTCCTCACACTGCTCTTGATCGGACGGCAAGGCAGAGAGCAACCAGTGTGTATCTAGTACAGAAG GTGATTCCTATGCTGCCACGTTTATTGTGTGAAGAGTTGTGTAGTTTGAATCCTAATAAG GATCGTTTGACATTTTCTGTCATTTGGATTATTGACAGTAAGGGCACG GTTCATGAGGAATGGTTTGGTAGATCTATTATTCGTTCATGTGCAAAGATGGCATATGCTCATGCTCAA CTAATGATTGAAGATGCCGAAAGACAGTGGTCTGAAGATGAGAAGTTTGAGATATTTG GTGGACACACTATTGAGGCAATCTCTCGCTGTGTTCGAGACATGCAAAAG ATTGCTCTAAATCTCCGGCGGAAACGGTTCAGTGAGGGTGCTCTCCGAATTGACCAG CCAAAGCTGAGCTTTTCTTTGGACCAAGATTCTGGACTTCCCAATGGCTGTGGAGTTTATCAGTTGAAAGACAGTAACAG aTTGATTGAGGAGTTTATGCTTTTGGCTAACATGGCAGTAGCACGTCAAATATATAATTTCTTTCCTGATTGCTCGTTGCTGCGTCGTCATCCAGCACCACATTCCAACAAGTTGGATGAGCTG GTTAGACTCTGTGCTGCTTTTGGTATTAAGTTGGATGCTGGCAGCTCAGGATCACTGCAT GCCTGTCTCCACAACCGTTCCAGTGAAGATGACAGTCTTATGAAAGCTCTTGTTCTTTCATCATTACTATCCCGATCTATGAAG GTGGCAAGATATTTCTGTACTGGTTGTCTGGAAGATGTTAAAGCATACAGGCATTACGCATTGAGTGTTCCACTGTATACTCATTTCACATCACCAATTCGTCGGTATGCAGATGTCATTGTACATCGGCTGTTGGCAGCATCACTTG GTATTGATGAGAGATTCACCGAGGCTGCCGATGTGGTGGAGGATATTGCAGAAAAGTGTAACGAAAAGCGAATGGCTGCCAAGCGTGTTCAG GAACTGAGTAGTGAGATGTTCTTTGCTATTTTTGTGCGG GAGTGTGGCCCTCTATTCGAAGCTGGCATAGTGGTAAATGTGTTGGACAAGTCATTTGATGTTTTGGTACTGAAGTTTGGTATCGTATCGAGAATCTACTGTGAG
- the LOC134181165 gene encoding probable hexose phosphate transport protein, with product MANDRTKLWKRLLVASFFVGFASCLFTRKTFAVFIPLLIHDLQWRESNIGAISSSFVIGFALSQVALSTLPNRISLRWVYTVCVLGSGLINILLGLFHHSLLSFGALWLVNGFFQGFAWPSIVRMTTAWYSADERGKILGIAGVGGNLAGMMAPAVFQFLAIWFRGWRQVFVITGVCSVVISGIVAVITRGSPAEVLKNVSNDAHAHKKEQSKLSETTKRTSMKTVFTSGLFWVMCLSHLLCNFAKCVLCDWTQLYLIQDKKWDQEQAILTLGAYELGGVVGCLLVGFLADCLMKRVDDMLNL from the exons ATGGCAAATGATAGAACGAAACTATGGAAACGGCTGCTCGTTGCCTCATTCTTCGTCGGCTTCGCTTCGTGTCTCTTTACGCGCAAGACATTCGCCGTCTTCATCCCGCTTCTCATCCACGACCTGCAGTGGCGCGAGAGCAACATCGGAGCCATATCGAGCTCGTTCGTCATCGGATTCGCACTCAGCCAAGTCGCACTCAGCACGCTACCCAACAGAATAAGCCTCCGATGGGTTTACACCGTCTGCGTGCTCGGCAGCGGTTTGATAAACATTCTGCTTGGCCTGTTTCATCATTCTCTGTTGTCGTTTGGCGCCTTGTGGCTTGTTAACGGTTTCTTTCAAGGCTTCGCTTGGCCTTCCATCGTACGGATGACGACAGCGTGGTATTCGGCTGACGAACGTGGAAAGATATTAGGAATAGCCGGAGTCGGCGGGAATCTAGCGGGCATGATGGCTCCTGCTGTTTTCCAGTTTCTTGCTATTTGGTTCCGCGGATGGCGGCAGGTATTCGTCATAACAGGAGTTTGTAGTGTAGTGATATCCGGGATTGTGGCGGTGATTACCAGAGGATCTCCGGCGGAGGTTTTGAAAAATGTTTCAAAcgatgcgcatgcgcacaagaAAGAGCAATCAAAATTAAGTGAAACGACGAAACGGACTTCGATGAAAACTGTCTTCACGAGTGGTCTGTTTTGGGTCATGTGTCTGTCGCACCTGCTGTGTAATTTCGCCAAGTGTGTTCTTTGCGACTGGACACAGCTGTACTTGATTCAAGACAAGAAATGGGATCAGGAGCAAG CTATCCTGACACTGGGGGCATATGAGTTGGGCGGTGTGGTTGGCTGTCTACTTGTTGGCTTTCTTGCCGATTGTCTTATGAAGAGGGTGGATGATATGCTCAATTTGTAA
- the LOC134180759 gene encoding serine/threonine-protein phosphatase 6 regulatory ankyrin repeat subunit B-like: protein MVLYIIIAVSLAELERQLVDAMKRNVVDAARVQDWEEVRRLVELGKDVDSVSRESRRTALHFAARWGDREMCSFLLTRGANVHLADARGNQPLHLAAFAPGSFVHRANICQLLVDYKADVTALNYCGETPLLRAGRALYWEGSPALCPSLITRQTANVANREGKFPLYMAAGSGHIQTVQLLVDHGAQINEVTKEGQTALHAVASWRKDCFEVCNILLKHNAKVNVVDKNGNQAIHLACQRGHIKTSVLLVSHGAVVNKVNRIGQTALHTAAGANRDCPELFDTLLQHNAKIDSVDKDGNQPLHLACKEANSKIVISLISRGAVVNAVNRFERTPLHTAAGGDRDSPDLCDMLLQHRAKIHLVDEDGNHPLHLACKQGNLRTVIFLISHGAIVNEVNKFEQTPLHTAAGGNVDYPDICDALLQHNAKINSVDADGNQPLHLACKQLNAETGVRLLSHGAEATILNKQQESPLCLANESILKLGQERDGNYPLHIAARKGTIHMVQLLVEFGSCTNSVNDYSESPLHAAVATVFMSLEICRLLLHSRANIDAVDQDGNQPLHLACILCRTDSSNLFISNGASVNAVNTRGQTPLHIAADKKFSCTDLCSALLKNNAKVDAVDKDGNQPLHLACKQCLTETSSLLISNGASVNAANTRGQTPLHIAAGRKRECTEFCSALIQRNAKIDAADQYGNQPLHLACKQCHTDTIKLLISSGAFVNAANACGQTPLHIVAGGLRECTELCIALLQSNANVDAADEDGNQPLHLACKQCHNDTINLLISSGAFVNAANACGQTPLHIAAGGENELQCTELCTALLQINAKIDAADQYGNQPLHLACKQCHTGTSIFLISNGAFVSAANTCGQTPLHVAAGGQRECTELCNALLQRNAKVDVADEDGNRPLHLACKQGYTETGILLISNGASVNAVNTDRQTPLHKAAGGEKECTELCRVLLQEGAKIDDVDQDGYQPLFLAFKKYHAQIVRLLSSWPHGAMTALKKQQRKPLEVVEQYIVRRYSHLCRIVELI from the exons ATGGTATTGTACATAATTATTGCTGTGTCGCTAGCGGAATTAGAACGTCAACTCGTAGACGCAATGAAAAGAAACGTTGTTGACGCTGCAAGGGTACAAGACTGGGAAGAAGTTCGACGACTTGTTGAACTAGGAAAGGACGTGGATAGTGTAAGCCGAGAAAGTAGACGAACAGCTCTACACTTTGCAGCCAGATGGGGAGATAGAGAGATGTGCTCGTTCTTGTTGACTCGTGGCGCAAACGTTCATCTGGCAGACGCTAGAGGAAATCAGCCTCTTCATCTAGCTGCTTTTGCTCCTGGTAGTTTCGTTCATCGTGCCAATATTTGCCAACTTCTAGTGGATTACAAAGCCGATGTTACTGCGCTCAACTATTGTGGTGAAACACCCCTCCTCAGAGCTGGCCGTGCTCTTTACTGGGAGGGCTCTCCTGCACTCTGTCCCTCACTGATAACAAGGCAGACTGCCAATGTAGCAAACCGTGAGGGTAAATTTCCGCTATATATGGCAGCTGGATCAGGCCACATTCAGACCGTTCAGTTACTAGTGGATCACGGAGCTCAAATAAATGAAGTGACTAAAGAAGGACAAACAGCGCTACACGCAGTAGCTTCATGGCGGAAAGACTGCTTTGAAGTATGTAACATTTTGctaaaacataatgccaaaGTCAATGTAGTTGATAAAAATGGCAATCAAGCAATACACCTGGCATGCCAACGAGGTCACATTAAGACAAGCGTTCTCTTGGTTTCTCATGGCGCGGTTGTAAACAAAGTGAATAGAATTGGGCAGACAGCATTACATACAGCTGCTGGTGCAAACAGAGACTGCCCTGAATTGTTTGACACGCTACTACAGCATAATGCCAAAATTGATTCGGTGGATAAAGACGGCAATCAGCCATTGCACTTAGCATGCAAAGAAGCCAACAGCAAGATTGTTATTTCCTTAATTTCTCGTGGAGCAGTTGTCAATGCAGTGAACAGATTTGAGCggacaccactacatacagcagctggtggagacaGAGACTCTCCTGATTTGTGTGATATGTTGCTGCAGCATAGGGCAAAGATACATTTAGTAGATGAAGATGGCAATCACCCACTACACTTGGCCTGCAAACAAGGCAATCTCAGGACAGTCATTTTCCTAATTTCTCATGGTGCGATTGTAAATGAGGTAAACAAATTTGAGCAAACACCGTTACACACAGCCGCTGGTGGAAACGTAGACTATCCTGATATTTGTGATGCGTTGCTacaacataatgccaagattaaCTCAGTGGATGCAGATGGCAATCAGCCATTACACTTGGCATGCAAACAACTGAACGCTGAAACTGGAGTTAGGTTGTTATCCCATGGAGCTGAAGCAACTATCTTAAACAAGCAACAAGAGAGTCCTCTATGTTTGGCAAATGAATCTATACTGAAATTAGGTCAAGAAAGGGATGGTAACTATCCATTGCACATAGCCGCTAGAAAAGGTACAATCCACATGGTCCAGCTGCTAGTAGAGTTTGGATCTTGTACAAATTCAGTCAATGATTATTCAGAATCGCCATTACATGCAGCAGTTGCTACAGTTTTTATGTCTCTTGAAATCTGTAGGCTGTTATTACACTCTAGAGCTAACATCGATGCAGTGGATCAAGATGGCAACCAGCCTTTACACTTGGCATGCATACTATGTCGCACTGACTCAAGCAATCTTTTCATCTCTAATGGGGCATCTGTAAATGCAGTAAATACTCGTGGACAAACACCGCTACATATAGCAGCTGATAAAAAATTCAGTTGTACCGACTTATGTAGTGCTTTGTTGAAAAACAATGCCAAGGTGGATGCAGTAGATAAAGATGGCAACCagccactacacttggcatgcaaacagtgtctgACTGAAACAAGCAGTCTTTTGATCTCTAATGGGGCATCTGTAAATGCAGCAAATACTCGTGGGCAAACACCGCTACATATAGCAGCTGGTCGAAAAAGAGAGTGTACTGAATTCTGTAGTGCTTTAATACAAAgaaatgccaagattgatgcagcaGATCAATATGGCAACCAACCACTGCACTTGGCATGCAAACAGTGTCACACTGACACAATCAAACTTTTGATCTCTAGTGGGGCATTTGTAAATGCAGCAAATGCTTGTGGACAAACACCTTTACATATCGTAGCTGGTGGATTGAGAGAGTGTACTGAATTATGTATTGCTTTGTTACAAAGCAATGCCAATGTTGATGCAGCTGATGAAGATGgcaaccaaccactacacttggcatgcaAACAGTGTCACAATGACACAATCAATCTTTTGATCTCTAGTGGGGCATTTGTAAATGCAGCAAATGCTTGTGGACAAACACCTTTACATatagcagctggtggagagaacGAGCTACAGTGCACTGAATTATGTACTGCTTTGTTACAAATCAATGCCAAAATTGATGCAGCAGATCAGTATGgcaaccaaccactacacttggcatgcaAACAGTGTCACACTGGCACAAGCATTTTCTTAATCTCCAATGGGGCATTTGTAAGTGCAGCAAATACCTGTGGACAAACACCTCTACATGTAGCAGCTGGAGGACAGAGAGAGTGTACTGAATTATGTAATGCTTTGTTACAAAGAAATGCCAAGGTTGATGTAGCTGATGAAGACGGCAACCGACCACTACATTTGGCATGCAAACAAGGTTACACTGAAACAGGAATACTTTTAATTTCTAATGGGGCATCTGTAAATGCAGTGAATACCGATAGACAAACTCCGCTACACaaagcagctggtggagagaaagagTGTACTGAATTGTGTCGAGTTCTATTACAAGAAGGTGCTAAGATTGATGATGTGGATCAAGATGGTTACCAACCACTATTCTTGGCATTCAAGAAATACCACGCTCAAATCGTACGCTTACTTTCATCGTGGCCACATGGTGCTATGACTGCTCTCAAGAAGCAACAGAGAAAGCCTTTAGAGGTGGTAGAACAATACATAGTAAGAAGATATTCTCATCTATGTCGG ATTGTGGAGCTGATCTAA